A genomic segment from Lujinxingia sediminis encodes:
- a CDS encoding serine/threonine-protein kinase: MDWNPPQPGDIFEGKYRIESVLGVGGFAHVYRATQLDLGRPVALKVLKPFSPPRSGDADAAEDVWIKRFRREAQLVAQLRDPHTITMYEYGQADNGMSYMAFEFVSGKSLDVVLKESGPLSAKRVAAILTQALESLAEAHQYGVLHRDIKPANILVYEHLGKTDRVKVLDFGIAKPLADETDLTSSDLTQAGMIVGTPSYMAPEQLTGEGIGPASDIYSMGLVAFELLTGSKAAAGPTTMTIISKQLSPEVFKVPAELDVPAGLRSIINCMLAKNLETRFKTAGDVAALLENWDSETPLVGEQTPAPMPAPAAITADLRSPPPEAHITPPPPELPAAPPHAGELSGERDAPRKSGIAAPVIAIILVLLLIGAGLFWMMRQQSPTPTPDPHVELAASPTPVPRPSPTSEPVEAPEELAPTAEHEAIAPLIVETEPSGLELFINDEPVGTSPLTLPSDDLQYPLTLIARHNDGRETSLLVDAPSETVSLTLPDPAPAPEPEAKHRPRRIERPRSTSPRRTEPETTRTQQAPESEPRTAPETQTESERRPTTDAKKKAEPEPSFPALDTLF, encoded by the coding sequence ATGGACTGGAACCCGCCACAACCCGGCGACATCTTCGAAGGCAAGTACCGTATCGAGTCCGTCCTCGGAGTAGGTGGTTTCGCTCACGTCTACCGCGCCACCCAGCTCGACCTCGGTCGCCCCGTCGCCTTGAAGGTGCTCAAACCCTTCTCCCCCCCGCGTTCTGGCGACGCCGATGCCGCCGAAGATGTCTGGATCAAACGCTTTCGCCGTGAGGCCCAGCTCGTCGCTCAACTGCGCGATCCCCATACCATCACAATGTACGAGTATGGGCAGGCCGACAACGGCATGTCCTACATGGCTTTCGAGTTCGTCTCCGGAAAAAGTCTCGATGTCGTCCTCAAAGAGTCCGGCCCACTCTCCGCCAAACGCGTCGCCGCCATCCTCACCCAGGCGCTCGAAAGCCTCGCCGAGGCCCACCAGTACGGCGTCCTCCACCGCGACATCAAACCCGCCAACATCCTCGTCTACGAACACCTCGGCAAGACCGACCGCGTCAAAGTCCTCGACTTCGGTATCGCCAAACCACTTGCCGATGAGACCGACCTCACCTCCAGCGATCTCACCCAGGCCGGCATGATCGTCGGCACACCCAGCTACATGGCCCCCGAGCAGCTCACCGGCGAAGGCATCGGCCCGGCAAGCGACATCTACAGCATGGGCCTGGTGGCCTTCGAGCTTTTGACCGGCAGCAAAGCCGCCGCGGGTCCCACCACCATGACCATCATCAGCAAACAGCTCAGCCCCGAGGTCTTCAAAGTCCCTGCCGAGCTCGACGTCCCCGCCGGACTCCGCTCCATCATCAATTGCATGCTGGCCAAGAACCTCGAAACCCGCTTTAAGACCGCCGGCGACGTCGCCGCACTCCTGGAAAACTGGGACTCCGAGACTCCCCTGGTGGGCGAACAGACACCCGCGCCAATGCCTGCCCCTGCCGCCATCACTGCCGATCTCCGAAGCCCGCCTCCCGAGGCCCACATCACCCCTCCGCCCCCAGAGCTCCCGGCGGCCCCCCCCCATGCAGGCGAACTCTCCGGCGAACGCGATGCCCCTCGAAAAAGTGGCATCGCTGCGCCCGTTATCGCCATTATCCTGGTGCTTCTCCTCATCGGCGCAGGTCTCTTCTGGATGATGCGCCAACAATCCCCCACACCCACGCCCGACCCGCACGTCGAGCTCGCAGCATCCCCCACGCCCGTCCCCCGGCCTTCACCTACCTCGGAGCCCGTCGAGGCCCCCGAAGAGCTCGCTCCTACCGCCGAACATGAAGCCATCGCCCCCCTGATCGTCGAAACCGAGCCCTCAGGCCTTGAACTCTTCATCAACGACGAGCCCGTCGGAACATCCCCCTTAACGCTCCCCTCCGACGACCTTCAATACCCCCTCACCCTCATAGCTCGCCATAATGACGGCCGCGAAACCTCGCTCCTGGTCGACGCCCCCTCAGAGACCGTCTCGCTCACTCTGCCCGACCCAGCGCCCGCACCCGAGCCCGAAGCGAAACACCGCCCCCGACGCATCGAACGCCCCCGGTCTACGTCTCCACGCCGCACCGAACCCGAAACCACCAGGACGCAGCAGGCACCCGAATCTGAACCTCGGACCGCTCCTGAGACTCAGACCGAATCCGAAAGACGCCCGACCACCGACGCCAAAAAGAAAGCCGAACCCGAGCCCAGCTTCCCGGCTCTCGACACCCTCTTCTGA
- the tsaB gene encoding tRNA (adenosine(37)-N6)-threonylcarbamoyltransferase complex dimerization subunit type 1 TsaB: MTSPLLSSTRVLAIDAATRIQALALLDGDQLLENRTQRVRYNHGSALLANIEALFEAQALSLNQVDLFAVGLGPGSFTGLRVALASAKALARAHNKPIVGVSSLAAAALPLALSSPERPVCVAFDARRNEVYAALFIARNNALATLLPENTYAPHELAAQLSALNLPTPITILGDGIAPYPALRNLGDLSTFHIPPTFLNTPSALGVARLASEHLAAHGPDDLVTLEPNYIRPSDARLPSKP, translated from the coding sequence ATGACTTCCCCTTTACTTTCTTCGACACGCGTCCTCGCCATCGACGCCGCTACCCGCATTCAGGCCCTTGCCCTCCTCGACGGCGATCAACTCCTGGAGAACCGTACCCAGCGCGTACGCTACAACCACGGCAGTGCCCTGCTCGCCAATATCGAAGCCCTCTTCGAAGCCCAGGCACTCTCCCTCAACCAGGTCGACCTCTTCGCCGTCGGCCTCGGCCCGGGAAGTTTCACAGGTCTGCGCGTCGCCCTCGCCAGCGCAAAAGCCCTGGCTCGCGCACACAACAAACCCATCGTCGGTGTCTCCAGCCTCGCCGCCGCTGCGCTCCCCCTCGCCCTCAGCTCCCCTGAGCGCCCCGTCTGTGTCGCCTTCGACGCACGACGAAACGAGGTTTACGCAGCGCTCTTCATCGCCCGCAACAACGCCCTCGCAACTCTCTTGCCCGAAAACACCTACGCCCCCCACGAGCTCGCCGCTCAACTCAGCGCCCTGAACCTCCCCACACCCATCACGATCCTGGGAGACGGCATCGCCCCCTACCCGGCACTCCGCAACCTCGGCGACCTCTCCACCTTTCACATCCCCCCAACCTTTCTCAATACCCCCTCAGCACTCGGCGTCGCCCGTCTCGCCAGCGAACACCTCGCGGCCCACGGCCCCGACGACCTGGTCACCCTTGAACCCAACTACATCCGCCCCTCCGACGCACGCCTCCCCTCAAAACCCTGA
- the rseP gene encoding RIP metalloprotease RseP, which produces MSFLYFIILIGVLVFVHELGHFLVARLFDVKVLRFALGFGPTIATYQRGETEYALCALPLGGYVQMLGGDLESVEELPEEDRSRALMAKPIWQRSLIILAGPLANFILPIFIYFIFGMMQTTAPPAVVGQAYPEAPAAQAGMQAGDVIVEIEGKPVRFFHDVARYTRPAYDQPLEIVYERNGQRHTVTVTPARFQATDYLGLDQRTYGLIGMHLGTAGSTIALTEHDGPAARAGLAYFDHIIAVDGHPVQRFHELEARIQESAGKPVEIQALRPFPLHVDYGTFYKQRLINVTVTPEHIDGSYDIGVTPSEMVIAQVDPDSPVARAGLKPGDRILAVDDRKFSSWSLMVSHIHNTINQRIVDRDNAGDDPPPLDTNFQVAFLRDGEQLKTTLTTDVDSYQDQTEQVRYRIFNGWDSFRNSVEPENIPHPFFSRVVYSTSEAFSQTWKFTRMMTLGLVRLAEGRVSTKSIGGPIMIGELAAEAGRAGWEPFLEMMALISINLAILNLLPIPVLDGGQLLLFALEAIKRGPLSFRTRQIAAYIGFTMILMLMILAFKNDIERNWHRAVEYFESR; this is translated from the coding sequence ATGAGCTTCCTCTACTTCATCATCCTCATCGGCGTCCTCGTCTTCGTGCACGAGTTGGGACACTTCCTCGTAGCCCGACTCTTCGACGTCAAAGTCCTGCGCTTTGCCCTGGGCTTCGGTCCCACCATCGCGACCTACCAGCGTGGTGAAACCGAATACGCCCTCTGCGCCCTACCTCTGGGCGGTTACGTCCAGATGCTCGGCGGAGACCTCGAATCCGTTGAGGAACTCCCGGAAGAAGACCGCAGCCGCGCCCTGATGGCCAAGCCCATCTGGCAACGTTCGCTCATCATCCTCGCCGGCCCCCTGGCAAACTTCATCCTGCCGATCTTCATCTACTTCATCTTCGGCATGATGCAGACCACCGCCCCCCCGGCCGTCGTCGGACAGGCCTACCCCGAAGCTCCCGCTGCCCAGGCAGGAATGCAGGCCGGCGACGTCATCGTCGAGATCGAGGGCAAACCCGTCCGCTTCTTCCACGATGTCGCCCGCTACACCCGACCTGCGTACGACCAGCCCCTCGAAATCGTCTACGAGCGCAACGGTCAACGCCATACCGTCACCGTCACTCCGGCACGCTTCCAGGCCACCGACTACCTCGGCCTCGACCAGCGCACCTATGGCCTCATCGGAATGCACCTGGGCACCGCTGGCTCGACCATCGCCCTCACCGAACACGACGGCCCTGCCGCACGCGCTGGACTGGCCTACTTCGATCACATTATCGCCGTCGACGGCCACCCCGTACAACGCTTCCACGAACTCGAAGCACGCATCCAGGAGAGCGCCGGTAAGCCCGTTGAGATCCAGGCCCTGCGCCCTTTCCCCCTCCACGTCGATTACGGCACCTTCTACAAGCAACGCCTTATCAACGTCACCGTTACACCCGAACACATCGACGGATCCTACGACATCGGCGTGACCCCTTCCGAGATGGTCATCGCTCAGGTCGACCCCGACAGTCCCGTCGCACGCGCCGGACTCAAACCCGGCGACCGCATCCTCGCCGTCGACGACCGCAAGTTCTCCAGCTGGTCGCTCATGGTCAGCCACATCCACAACACCATCAACCAGCGCATCGTCGACCGCGACAACGCCGGAGACGATCCGCCCCCCCTCGACACAAACTTCCAGGTCGCCTTCCTGCGCGACGGTGAACAGCTCAAAACAACCCTCACCACCGACGTCGACTCCTATCAGGACCAGACCGAACAGGTCCGCTACCGCATCTTCAACGGCTGGGACTCCTTCCGTAACTCCGTTGAGCCCGAAAACATCCCACACCCCTTCTTCAGCCGCGTCGTCTACAGCACCTCCGAAGCCTTCTCACAAACCTGGAAGTTCACCCGCATGATGACCCTGGGACTCGTCCGCCTCGCAGAAGGCCGCGTCTCCACCAAGTCCATCGGCGGGCCCATCATGATCGGCGAACTCGCCGCAGAAGCCGGGCGCGCAGGATGGGAACCTTTCCTCGAAATGATGGCCCTCATCAGCATCAACCTCGCCATCCTCAACCTCCTCCCCATTCCCGTCCTCGACGGCGGTCAACTCCTGCTCTTCGCACTTGAGGCTATCAAACGCGGCCCCTTGAGCTTCCGTACACGCCAGATCGCCGCTTACATCGGCTTCACCATGATCCTCATGCTCATGATCCTGGCCTTCAAGAACGACATCGAACGCAACTGGCACCGCGCCGTCGAATACTTCGAATCCCGCTGA
- a CDS encoding phosphatidate cytidylyltransferase, giving the protein MSKKKSDLIPRLITAIVALPLLISLIVYAPAWLFFAFIALVGAISIWEFCGITFSAEHPGGRIIAMLLGVGLMNVLYFAEPFFIPALAATTLTIFLYFLFAFKEQARVTHQIGSALTAILYGGVLITFIALLGRDGGDAGPMWILMTLAIVWASDTGAYFSGRAFGKHKLYPSVSPNKSVEGALGGILASVIFALAFQALYNALAPDAWNTLSFFQILALAIPANILGQTGDLAESLVKRAHDVKDSGTIIYGHGGILDRIDALFFASPWVYYFMKFTSGGF; this is encoded by the coding sequence ATGTCCAAGAAAAAGTCCGACCTCATCCCCCGCCTCATCACCGCGATCGTGGCGCTACCCCTGCTCATCTCCCTGATCGTCTACGCCCCGGCATGGCTCTTCTTCGCCTTCATCGCCCTGGTCGGTGCGATCTCCATCTGGGAGTTCTGCGGCATCACGTTCAGCGCCGAACATCCCGGCGGACGCATCATCGCCATGCTCCTCGGCGTCGGCCTGATGAACGTCCTCTACTTTGCCGAACCCTTCTTCATCCCGGCACTGGCCGCCACCACTCTGACGATCTTCCTCTACTTCCTCTTTGCCTTCAAAGAGCAAGCCCGCGTCACACACCAGATCGGCTCCGCTCTCACGGCCATCCTCTACGGCGGTGTCCTCATCACCTTCATCGCCCTCCTGGGACGCGACGGCGGCGACGCTGGCCCCATGTGGATCCTCATGACCCTGGCCATCGTCTGGGCCTCCGATACCGGCGCTTACTTCAGCGGCCGAGCCTTCGGAAAACACAAGCTCTACCCCTCGGTCAGCCCCAATAAATCCGTCGAAGGCGCCCTCGGTGGCATCCTCGCCAGCGTGATCTTCGCCCTCGCCTTCCAGGCCCTCTACAACGCCCTGGCTCCCGACGCCTGGAACACCTTATCCTTCTTCCAAATCCTCGCGCTCGCCATTCCGGCTAACATCCTCGGGCAAACCGGCGACCTCGCCGAATCCCTCGTGAAGCGCGCCCACGACGTCAAGGACAGCGGAACCATCATCTACGGCCACGGCGGAATCCTCGACCGCATCGACGCGTTGTTCTTTGCCTCCCCCTGGGTCTACTACTTCATGAAGTTCACCTCCGGGGGCTTCTGA
- a CDS encoding J domain-containing protein, protein MNELLVACGDVDLLKRILADLPAGRFKPVATRKGTGIAPKLVGRPVAAAIVHAHLADQATAQLLSELRSHLPELPILLLYQDQAPANAPVSRSLRYPVPGPVFRNALNALLPRHHSQADLEQWRAFYNETKLRLQRAPSQSYFQLMGLNNGAPHHKIVKAFDALSLRFHPDRYDQYKSERWGQALYDHVNAFYKLLTEAYAVISDRRLRSLYEQALARGELRLDSETSNPSERGPRSLDELSNNPQAKRFLKLAQRDLAIGNPDAALQNLQFALSMEPDNKAIEQKIASLTTP, encoded by the coding sequence ATGAACGAACTCCTCGTGGCCTGCGGCGATGTCGATCTCCTCAAGCGAATCCTGGCCGACCTGCCCGCCGGCCGATTCAAACCCGTCGCAACCCGCAAGGGCACCGGCATCGCGCCTAAACTCGTGGGGCGTCCCGTAGCCGCAGCCATCGTACACGCGCACCTGGCTGACCAGGCAACGGCCCAACTGCTCTCCGAGCTTCGTTCGCACCTCCCCGAACTCCCCATCCTCCTGCTCTACCAGGACCAGGCCCCCGCAAACGCCCCCGTCTCACGCTCTCTTCGCTACCCGGTGCCGGGCCCCGTTTTCCGAAACGCACTCAACGCCCTGCTCCCCAGACACCACTCACAGGCTGACCTTGAGCAGTGGCGCGCCTTCTACAACGAAACCAAACTGCGCCTGCAGCGCGCCCCCTCCCAGAGCTACTTCCAACTCATGGGACTCAACAACGGCGCGCCCCACCACAAAATCGTCAAAGCCTTCGACGCCCTCAGCCTTCGCTTTCACCCCGACCGCTACGACCAGTACAAATCAGAACGCTGGGGACAGGCCCTCTACGATCACGTGAACGCCTTTTACAAACTCCTTACCGAAGCGTATGCCGTCATCTCCGATCGACGCCTCCGCTCCCTCTACGAGCAGGCTCTCGCGCGCGGCGAACTCCGCCTCGACTCCGAAACATCAAACCCCTCCGAACGCGGCCCTCGCTCGCTCGACGAACTCTCGAACAACCCCCAGGCAAAACGCTTCCTCAAGCTCGCACAACGCGACCTCGCCATCGGCAACCCCGACGCGGCTCTCCAAAACCTTCAATTCGCCCTGAGCATGGAGCCAGATAACAAGGCCATCGAACAAAAGATCGCCTCCCTCACTACGCCTTGA
- the galU gene encoding UTP--glucose-1-phosphate uridylyltransferase GalU, whose translation MVPNPEKKTVRKAVIPVAGFGTRLLPVTKSVPKELLPVVDVPAIQVVVEECVQAGIEEVILITGRGKGGVEDHFDYNFELENILEVRGKVEELERVRSISQMIRTVAIRQKKPLGLGHAILCAREVVGDEPFVVVLPDDLIGSSPSVTRQLIEVYERYGQAVVSVMPVGREEVSRYGIITGENWAPGLHRVRGIVEKPEMDVAPSNLAVIGRYLLPPVIFDMLAEVEPDSSGEIQLTDALSRLSRERALVGYEFKGRRHDIGDKLGFLTANISYGLRHPELGPKLLEYLRRKVREADEADGK comes from the coding sequence ATGGTTCCGAACCCCGAAAAGAAGACGGTTCGCAAGGCAGTGATTCCGGTAGCGGGTTTTGGGACGCGGCTATTGCCGGTGACCAAGTCGGTACCGAAGGAGTTGTTGCCGGTGGTCGATGTGCCGGCGATTCAGGTGGTGGTTGAGGAGTGTGTGCAGGCGGGGATCGAGGAGGTTATTCTCATCACGGGGCGGGGCAAAGGAGGGGTTGAAGATCACTTCGACTACAACTTTGAGTTGGAGAATATCCTGGAGGTGAGGGGAAAGGTTGAAGAGTTGGAGCGTGTGCGCTCGATCAGCCAGATGATTCGTACAGTGGCGATTCGCCAGAAGAAGCCGCTGGGGCTGGGGCATGCGATCTTGTGCGCGCGGGAGGTTGTGGGGGACGAACCTTTTGTGGTGGTGCTTCCCGACGATTTGATCGGCTCGAGTCCGTCGGTGACGCGGCAGTTGATCGAGGTGTATGAGCGCTACGGGCAGGCGGTGGTGAGTGTGATGCCGGTGGGGCGAGAGGAGGTTTCGCGTTACGGGATCATCACCGGGGAGAACTGGGCGCCGGGGTTGCACCGCGTGAGAGGCATCGTAGAGAAGCCGGAGATGGATGTGGCGCCTTCGAACCTTGCGGTGATCGGGCGCTATCTACTGCCGCCGGTGATATTTGATATGCTGGCGGAGGTGGAGCCGGACAGCTCCGGGGAGATTCAGCTCACGGATGCTCTGAGTCGATTGAGTCGGGAGCGTGCGTTGGTGGGGTACGAGTTTAAGGGGCGCCGTCATGATATCGGGGATAAGCTGGGCTTCTTGACGGCGAACATCTCGTATGGTCTTCGGCATCCAGAGTTGGGACCGAAGTTGTTGGAGTATCTGCGTCGGAAGGTACGCGAGGCCGATGAGGCCGATGGGAAGTAA
- a CDS encoding heavy metal translocating P-type ATPase: MPTLTFNVEGMTCGKCVARVQSALNNLPGVIDHSVDRHTGRARITLAELDAPSVSAITQALSDAGYPASFIEPPAGSDASPPRVLTFRIEGMTCGKCVARVQNALDNLPGILQHDVDRDENLANITLASSEAPSSEEIARAISEAGYPTTLLDNASPSAPNTTLNFHVEGMTCGKCVARVRHALNDLPGVLEHNVDRERNSATVTITPDANLTSDGIALAISEAGYPATPSNAEPQPSLSPRTLMEDGPTDEPDASEPSPTPLPSEKSTSASIAPIDLPADLLEVRGMTCASCVTRVEEALSRVEGVAEARVNFATEQARVRWKPGVEPSHQHLIDAVHAAGYDVEEPAPVTDLHAASSTPPRASRISERRKAEADFWKKRWIAGVILTIPIMLLDMGPMWLDWQANFAAEATRLITLIYLTGVVIAYVGQGFFKGAFAAARHGAVNMDTLVALGAGTAYVFSTIISVLYIAGAVAHAHPYFESAAMILTLIGLGKWLEARAKGKAGEAIEALLDLGAKQAFVQRDDQWTAVDVAELQPGDLLRVRAGEKIPTDAEVIEGQSDVNEAMVTGESVPVTRGPGDTVIGGTISTDGQLILRATRVGKDTALAQIARQVEEAQESKANIQRLVDRISAIFVPAVILIAIATFIAWAVLDTPSAAILPAVAVLVIACPCALGLATPTAMMVGSGKGASLGVLIRNAQALERARALHAVVFDKTGTLTTGNMTVTDVIALNATDDAHLALAAAIEEGGQHPIGTAILRAAQQRALSLPSISNFKTIAGDGVTASHNGKTIAIGKPSWVQDFTGAPLPSDDIERLQHQGKTVVAMASPNTPLALFAVEDAPHQDAPALIEWLHTRGTETWLITGDNLQTARIIAERVGIPPERVKAGVRPGDKAAAVKDIQNQGNKVVAMIGDGVNDAPALAQSDLGIAIGSGTDVAIESADITLMTSSLDGVRRAISLSAATYNKIRQNLFWAFVYNTVLIPVAALGLLRPAFAALAMALSSVSVVTNALLLKRRDFTKP, translated from the coding sequence ATGCCTACGCTAACCTTTAACGTGGAGGGCATGACCTGCGGCAAATGCGTCGCACGCGTCCAAAGCGCCCTCAACAACCTCCCCGGCGTCATCGATCACAGCGTCGACCGCCACACCGGACGCGCCAGGATCACTCTGGCGGAGCTCGATGCCCCATCGGTCTCGGCGATCACACAAGCCCTCTCCGACGCTGGCTACCCTGCCTCCTTCATTGAGCCCCCCGCAGGCTCAGATGCCTCGCCCCCTCGGGTTCTGACCTTCCGCATCGAAGGCATGACCTGCGGCAAATGCGTCGCACGCGTCCAAAACGCCCTCGACAACCTCCCCGGCATCCTCCAGCACGACGTCGACCGCGACGAAAACCTCGCCAACATCACCCTGGCCAGCTCCGAGGCCCCATCCAGCGAAGAGATCGCCCGCGCCATCTCCGAGGCCGGCTACCCCACCACGCTGCTCGACAACGCTTCCCCCTCGGCCCCAAACACGACCCTCAACTTCCACGTTGAAGGCATGACCTGCGGCAAATGCGTCGCACGCGTCCGGCACGCCCTCAATGACCTCCCCGGCGTCCTTGAACACAACGTCGACCGCGAGCGCAACAGCGCCACCGTCACCATCACACCCGACGCCAACCTCACGTCCGACGGCATCGCCCTTGCCATCTCTGAGGCCGGCTACCCCGCCACCCCCTCCAACGCCGAACCTCAACCCTCCCTCTCCCCCCGGACGCTCATGGAGGACGGCCCCACCGACGAACCTGACGCCTCTGAGCCTTCCCCGACGCCGCTGCCCTCCGAGAAGAGCACCTCGGCCTCGATCGCCCCCATCGACCTTCCCGCAGATCTGCTCGAAGTCCGCGGCATGACCTGCGCTTCCTGCGTCACGCGCGTCGAAGAGGCCCTCTCCAGAGTCGAAGGCGTCGCCGAGGCCCGCGTCAACTTCGCCACCGAGCAGGCCCGCGTGCGCTGGAAACCCGGCGTCGAACCCTCTCACCAGCACCTCATCGACGCCGTCCACGCCGCTGGCTACGACGTCGAAGAACCCGCGCCTGTGACCGACCTCCACGCCGCATCTTCCACTCCTCCACGCGCATCCCGCATCAGCGAGCGCCGCAAAGCCGAAGCCGACTTCTGGAAAAAGCGCTGGATCGCCGGCGTCATCCTCACCATCCCCATCATGCTCCTCGATATGGGGCCGATGTGGCTCGACTGGCAGGCAAACTTCGCCGCCGAAGCCACACGCCTCATCACCCTCATCTACCTCACCGGTGTCGTCATCGCTTACGTCGGGCAAGGCTTCTTCAAAGGCGCCTTCGCTGCCGCCCGTCACGGCGCCGTCAACATGGACACCCTCGTCGCCCTGGGAGCTGGCACCGCCTACGTCTTCTCCACGATCATCAGCGTCCTCTACATCGCAGGCGCCGTCGCACACGCCCACCCCTACTTCGAAAGCGCCGCGATGATCCTCACCCTCATCGGCCTGGGAAAATGGCTCGAAGCTCGCGCCAAAGGAAAAGCGGGCGAAGCCATCGAAGCTCTCCTCGACCTCGGCGCAAAACAGGCGTTCGTCCAACGTGACGACCAGTGGACCGCCGTCGACGTCGCCGAACTCCAACCCGGTGACCTCCTGCGTGTGCGCGCTGGCGAGAAAATCCCCACCGACGCGGAAGTCATCGAGGGACAAAGCGACGTCAACGAAGCCATGGTCACCGGTGAGTCCGTCCCTGTCACCCGTGGCCCCGGCGACACCGTCATCGGCGGCACCATCTCCACCGACGGACAACTCATCCTTCGCGCCACCCGCGTCGGCAAAGACACCGCTCTGGCCCAGATCGCCCGTCAGGTCGAAGAAGCTCAGGAATCAAAAGCCAACATCCAGCGCCTCGTCGACCGCATCTCCGCCATCTTTGTCCCCGCCGTTATCCTCATCGCCATCGCCACCTTCATCGCCTGGGCTGTCCTCGACACCCCTTCCGCGGCCATCCTCCCCGCTGTCGCCGTCCTGGTCATCGCCTGTCCCTGCGCACTCGGCCTGGCCACCCCCACCGCCATGATGGTCGGATCTGGCAAGGGCGCCTCCCTCGGCGTCCTCATCCGCAACGCACAGGCCCTGGAGCGCGCGCGAGCCCTCCACGCTGTGGTCTTCGACAAAACCGGCACCCTCACAACCGGCAACATGACCGTGACCGACGTCATCGCCCTCAACGCAACCGACGACGCACACCTCGCGCTGGCCGCCGCCATCGAAGAAGGCGGACAACACCCCATCGGCACCGCCATCCTACGCGCTGCTCAGCAGCGCGCCCTCTCCCTACCTTCCATCTCCAACTTCAAAACCATCGCCGGCGACGGTGTCACCGCCTCCCACAACGGGAAAACCATCGCCATCGGCAAACCCTCCTGGGTCCAGGACTTCACAGGCGCCCCCTTACCTTCCGACGACATCGAGCGCCTGCAACACCAGGGAAAAACCGTCGTCGCTATGGCCTCCCCAAACACCCCTCTGGCCCTCTTCGCCGTCGAAGACGCTCCCCACCAAGATGCCCCCGCGCTCATCGAATGGCTCCACACGCGTGGCACCGAAACCTGGCTCATCACAGGCGACAACCTCCAGACCGCCCGCATCATCGCCGAACGCGTCGGAATCCCCCCCGAGCGCGTCAAAGCCGGTGTACGCCCCGGCGATAAAGCCGCGGCCGTCAAAGACATTCAGAACCAGGGAAACAAAGTCGTCGCCATGATCGGCGACGGCGTCAACGACGCCCCTGCTCTGGCCCAATCCGACCTCGGCATCGCCATCGGCTCCGGCACTGACGTCGCCATCGAATCCGCCGACATCACCCTGATGACCTCCTCCCTCGATGGTGTGCGCCGCGCAATCTCACTCTCCGCAGCTACCTACAACAAAATCCGCCAGAACCTCTTCTGGGCTTTTGTCTACAACACCGTTCTCATCCCCGTCGCCGCCCTCGGCCTGCTACGCCCCGCCTTCGCCGCACTGGCCATGGCCCTCTCCAGTGTCAGCGTCGTCACAAACGCTCTCCTTCTCAAACGCCGTGACTTCACCAAACCTTAA
- a CDS encoding prolipoprotein diacylglyceryl transferase — protein sequence MNLLGVLPYWQLGPWELGPLTLHSFGLSVAIGVALALSILGSRGQKILGVSGDRMQNFGMWLLIFGWCFSHVFEVVAYQPHIILEDPLVLFKVWGSISSVGGLIGGVIAFLIWRVRNPYEDHIGWSNVAAFTLPIAFFFGRIGCALVHDHPGADATNFVVWEWIRSIFGDSLPEVWPLALQYPDGVPRHDLGFYEAIIFFFLTLFVLYKGRKPQRRGYYLWTLPLLYAPFRFLFDFLRVTPGEAGLHGDTRYLMLTPAQWVAIGMFILGLFLWSKLRNEPLETWKGLEKSTSDDEEPESSSE from the coding sequence ATGAACCTGCTCGGGGTCCTTCCCTACTGGCAGCTCGGCCCCTGGGAGCTGGGTCCGCTCACCCTCCACTCCTTCGGCCTTTCCGTCGCCATCGGCGTCGCACTGGCCCTCTCCATCCTCGGAAGCCGCGGCCAGAAGATCCTGGGCGTCTCCGGCGACCGCATGCAGAACTTCGGCATGTGGCTCCTCATCTTCGGCTGGTGCTTCAGCCACGTCTTCGAAGTCGTCGCCTACCAACCCCACATCATCCTCGAAGATCCCCTCGTCCTCTTCAAAGTCTGGGGCTCCATCTCCAGCGTCGGCGGCTTGATCGGCGGGGTCATCGCCTTCCTCATCTGGCGCGTACGCAACCCCTACGAAGATCACATCGGCTGGTCCAACGTCGCCGCCTTTACCCTGCCCATCGCCTTCTTCTTCGGCCGCATTGGCTGCGCCCTGGTCCACGATCACCCCGGAGCCGATGCCACCAACTTCGTCGTCTGGGAGTGGATCCGTTCGATCTTCGGTGATTCCCTCCCCGAAGTCTGGCCCCTGGCACTCCAATACCCCGATGGCGTGCCTCGCCATGACCTGGGCTTCTACGAAGCCATCATCTTCTTCTTCCTCACCCTCTTCGTCCTCTACAAAGGCCGAAAACCTCAGCGCCGGGGCTACTACCTCTGGACGCTTCCCCTTCTCTACGCGCCCTTCCGCTTCCTCTTCGACTTCCTCCGTGTCACCCCTGGTGAGGCGGGCCTCCACGGCGACACGCGTTACCTGATGCTCACCCCCGCCCAATGGGTCGCCATCGGCATGTTCATCCTCGGCCTCTTCCTCTGGTCGAAACTCCGAAACGAACCCCTCGAAACCTGGAAAGGTCTCGAGAAATCAACCTCAGACGACGAAGAGCCCGAGTCGTCCTCAGAGTAA